In Solanum lycopersicum chromosome 5, SLM_r2.1, the following are encoded in one genomic region:
- the LOC101244287 gene encoding uncharacterized protein, giving the protein MDAQQQQRQQGVPARPRSGAGRDGGGDFTPILTVLVAFISIFALIVAPSISTLNNSVSILHQVPEGHVGVYWRGGALLNTITDPGFHLKLPFITQFEPIQVTLQTDLVRDIPCGTKGGVMINFEKIEVVNRLRKDHVYDTLLNYGVNYDNTWIYDKIHHEINQFCSAHSLQQVYIDMFDQIDEKMKDALQADCTRYAPGIEILSVRITKPSIPESIRRNFENMEQERTKVLIAVERQRVAEKEAETQKKIAISEAERNAHVSKIQMEQKLMEKDSARKQEEISNSMYLAREKSLADASYYRTMKEAEANKLKLTPEFLELRFIEAIANNSKIFFGNKVPNMVLDQRLLGNFLQEPVPRAES; this is encoded by the exons ATGGATGCGCAGCAACAGCAGAGACAACAAGGTGTTCCAGCTCGCCCAAGGTCCGGCGCCGGCAGGGATGGCGGCGGAGACTTCACTCCTATTCTCACTGTGCTCGTTGCTTTCATCTCCATTTTCGCATTG ATTGTGGCTCCTTCTATTTCAACATTAAATAATAGTGTATCCATTTTACACCAAGTGCCGGAAGGTCATGTTGGAGTCTATTGGAGAGGAGGTGCCCTTTTAAATACAATAACTGATCCAG GTTTTCATTTGAAACTGCCCTTTATAACTCAGTTTGAACCCATACAAGTTACTCTTCAAACAGATCTG GTGAGGGATATTCCTTGCGGAACCAAAGGAGGCGTGATGATCAACTTTGAGAAAATAGAA GTTGTTAACCGCCTTCGGAAGGACCACGTGTACGATACTCTGCTGAATTATGGGGTCAATTATGATAATACATGGATATACGACAAGATCCACCATGAGATCAATCAGTTCTGCAGTGCTCACAGCCTTCAACAAGTTTATATCGACATGTTTGATCAG ATCgatgaaaaaatgaaagatgCACTTCAGGCTGACTGCACACGATACGCTCCAGGTATTGAGATTCTCAGTGTACGTATTACAAAACCCAGCATCCCAGAGAGCATAAGACGAAATTTTGAGAACATGGAACAGGAGCGCACCAAG GTCTTGATTGCAGTAGAGAGACAAAGAGTTGCTGAGAAGGAAGCAGAGACGCAGAAAAAGATAGCAATTAGTGAAGCTGAAAGAAATGCTCATGTTAGTAAGATCCAAATGGAACAGAAGTTGATGGAAAAAGACAGTGCTAGGAAACAAGAGGaaatttcaaactcaatgtatcTAGCTCGTGAAAAGAGCCTGGCAGATGCATCTTACTATCG AACTATGAAAGAAGCAGAAGCAAACAAGCTAAAGCTTACTCCAGAATTTCTAGAATTGCGATTCATTGAAGCTATAGCCAATAACTCGAAAATTTTCTTTGGAAACAAG GTGCCCAACATGGTTCTTGACCAAAGGCTACTTGGAAACTTTTTGCAAGAGCCTGTACCTCGAGCGGAGTCTTAG
- the LOC113002610 gene encoding ureide permease (The RefSeq protein has 1 substitution compared to this genomic sequence), with protein sequence MYMVESKDGAIVCMLLSLLLLGTWPALLTLLERRGRLPQHTYLDYTITNLLAAVIIALTIGQFGPSTPERPNFLTQLSQDNWPSVLFAMAGGMVLSLGNLSTQYAFAFAGLSVTVVVSSSITVVIGTTLNYYLDDKINKAEVLFPGVACFLVAVCLGSAVHSSNNADNKTKLDNYSNDCKDGVRTDGVTSFKPTDFNQGGTNGLEDGDASEKAKFGTAAFLIELENMRSIKVLGKGTLIGLIITFFAGICFSMFSPAFNLATNDQWHTLKDGVPHLTVYTAFFYFSCFCFIIAMVLNLYFLYHPILNAPKSSFTAYLNDWNGRGWALLAGLVCGFGNGLQFMGGQAAGYAAADAVQALPLVSTFWGVMLFGEYRRSSRKTYTLLAGMLLMFTAAVAVLMASSGHRK encoded by the exons ATGTATATGGTTGAAAGCAAAGATGGTGCTATAGTTTGTATGCTActttctttgttattattaGGGACATGGCCAGCTCTATTGACTTTACTCGAAAGGCGAGGTCGTCTTCCTCAACATACTTATCTTGATTATACCATTACCAATCTATTGGCTGCTGTCATCATTGCTTTAACCATAGGTCAGTTTGGGCCAAGCACACCAGAAAGGCCTAATTTTCTCACTCAACTCTCTCAG GATAATTGGCCCAGTGTCTTGTTTGCAATGGCTGGAGGGATGGTCCTCAGCCTTGGGAACCTCTCAACTCAATATGCTTTTGCTTTCGCTGGTTTGTCAGTCACCGTAGTTGTCTCTTCCAGCATTACAGTTGTTATAG GAACAACCTTGAATTATTACCTTGACGACAAAATTAACAAAGCTGAAGTTCTGTTTCCTGGAGTTGCATGCTTCTTGGTTGCCGTTTGTTTAGGCTCTGCCGTTCATTCGTCCAACAACGCTGATAACAAAACCAAGCTTGATAATTATTCAAATGACTGTAAAGACGGAGTCAG GACTGATGGAGTTACTTCCTTCAAACCTACAGATTTTAATCAAG GTGGCACAAATGGTTTGGAGGATGGAGATGCTTCTGAGAAGGCAAAATTTGGGACTGCAGCTTTCCTTATAGAACTTGAGAATACGAGATCAATCAAG GTTCTCGGGAAGGGCACGTTAATTGGTTTGATCATAACATTCTTTGCTGGGATTTGTTTCTCTATGTTCTCGCCTGCATTCAACCTAGCCACAAATGATCAATGGCATACTCTCAAAGATGGAGTTCCACACTTGACTGTCTATACAGCATTTTTCTACTTCTCGTGCTTTTGTTTCATCATTGCCATGGTTTTGAACCTCTACTTCTTGTACCACCCTATACTAAATGCACCCAAGTCATCGTTCACGGCTTATCTCAACGACTGGAATGGCAGAGGTTGGGCCCTTTTGGCTGGACTTGTGTGTGGCTTTGGTAATGGTCTCCAATTCATGGGAGGTCAAGCAGCTGGATATGCAGCTGCAGACGCTGTTCAG GCATTGCCTCTTGTGAGTACATTTTGGGGGGTGATGTTGTTTGGAGAATACAGAAGATCATCAAGGAAAACATATACACTTCTTGCAGGCATGTTGTTAATGTTTACAGCAGCTGTTGCAGTTCTCATGGCATCGTCAGGGCATCGCAAATAG